In Halapricum desulfuricans, a single window of DNA contains:
- a CDS encoding DUF2080 family transposase-associated protein has product MAEFTFQGEEAITKDVTKTGTGAHVFVPKEWLGEEVAVIRLSQDD; this is encoded by the coding sequence ATGGCCGAGTTCACATTCCAAGGCGAGGAAGCAATCACGAAGGATGTAACCAAAACAGGAACGGGCGCACACGTCTTCGTTCCGAAAGAATGGCTTGGTGAAGAAGTCGCCGTCATCCGACTATCCCAAGACGACTGA